The region cttttttcttgttttcttgttattttctctataatttaatgcttttgcgtagagatgaaacataaaaactcaaaattgggtacaaatgtgtttttacaaggtcaggatataaacaaaaaaaaaatacaaggtgggggctttttaaggaattaagcctatgTTTTTATGAGGCTTATTCAACTTAAACGTGGAAGAACATAGTATAAATATTGGTCTGGTTTGTGAATATTTTCCCCAGAATGAAAAAGATTCAGGTCTGTGAATACTTTCCTGAAGAGATTGTGGTGCAAATATTAAGCAGATTGCCTGCCAAGTCTGTTTTGAAATTCACCTGTGTCTGCAAGTTATGGAATTCTATCATCAAAAATCCTGATTTCATCTCTACTTTCTCATCAAACAAAACATCACACATACATGTTTTTGCTTCACTCTGAGGGGTATAATTACAAATACTCTATGCGTTTCGACAACAGAGATTTCGATGACTACCTGTCTCTCCAACCCCTTTTCGACCCGGCCAACGACGTCTATAAAGTGGTTCTGGTTGGCTCTAATAATGGTCTTGTCTGTCTCTATTATGCCTATACCAAAGATCCAGGCAGCATACATAAGTTGGTTATTTGGAACCCTTCAATTAGAAAATTGTTGCTCATACCTCAACCTAgccctctttttttttctccgagttatgaaaaattaattggGTTTGGGTTTGATTCCAGAACCGATGATTACAAATTGTTATTGACTCGGTTTTCGATGAACCCTATTAAAGATGTGGTTCTCTATTCACTAAACTCTAATTCTTGGAAACAAATCACTCATGTTGCTCTTAACTACACAAGGGGCAGTAATATGCCTGAGACTACTCCAGCTTTCGTGGATGGCAGGTTCCTTTGGTCTGTAATTGCGGACAAGGGGTAGTAATATGTACTGTTGGTTTTTGACTTAACAGACGAGATGTTTCGAGAGATATCACTGCCTGAATGTTTCgtaaatgatggattgttatacaTAGATGTGCAAATGAAAGCATTTGGACAATCATCAATCGCCGTTATCCATGAAAATCATGGATACGAGTCAGATATATGGGTGATGAAAGAGTACAATAGTGGTGAATGGATGAAGCTGACAACAATTGGAAAACTCTGGAGAGGAAATGTAGAGGTGCTTGAGTTTAGGGATAATGGTGAAatattggttttttttcataggGGACAATTCCTAGCCACGTACAATATAAAGAATGGACGCGTAAAAAATCTGATAGGTTCGAGCACTAAAAACAAGGTAAGGATTTTTGGTTATAGGCTTGTGGAGAGCCTAGCATTGCTTGACAATGGTAATGTTATTTCAAGCCCGCTATTCCTAGAGACTAGCTAAACTTCGACTATGGTCGTCACACAGGAGTGAGTTTTGAGAGAGGAGATGGTGTAGTGTCATCGCTGCTGCAGGGCGAAGTTAGCAAAAATGCAACTGAGGTAGTTTCTGTTAAGCAGAGGCTTTGAGAAATCTGTCTGTTTCTATTGATGTTTTTATAATATGGTAGTTATGTTACTttgatattatgtttttttttttgaattataattgcAAAATAGACTCCGGATTGCATTTTGTTGATGTTATCAATGGTGAATGTGATTTGAGATTAGATTGGTACTGTGCCTTGTGGGAGTACTGTTGCTTTATAATTCTACTGTTGTTTCTGCTGCTTCCTTTTCTGTAAATTCATTTCAACTTAAATTCCACACAGCAAGTTTAAGATTGCAATGAAATTAATATTTGGTGTTATCTCAATAAATTATCTGCCTTTTCTGTTTTATACTACCAGTTAGGATCTAATTATCTCTGAATGAGTCatatatttatctttaaatgGGCAGAGCTGGCCACAGCCGGCAGTTGGTCAAACCCGACATCAATAGGGAAGGTTGGTTGCAGACCAGTTCAATAGGAGTGTCAAAATGGGTTGTCGGGTCGTGTTCCTGTCGTGTCGACCCACTCTGTTGACACGATTAGGGTCAACACGAACACGATCCATTTAATTAATCGTGTTAAAATTTCCAACCCTAACACGACACGAATTTTAAACGAGTGACACGCCACGACACGATTAACACGTTAAGATAAATGGGTAACACGATTAACACAATTACACGGCTAACACGACACGATTAACACGACCCACTTaacatttaagaatttttttcaatcatataaatataattttaacttcaaatttatcaattaattttcaaattgtaaaattttaatttaattgatttatttttatattaatataattaatttagtaattttattatatattttttataattataactattttatttttatattattataaataatagaattcATAAATGGGTTAGGTGGGTTATATGGGTTCGTGAGTCAACTCGTGACACGACccatttatttcgtgtcataaacgggttgacatGTTTTCGATACGAACCCGCTAAGCTTCAACCCGAATTTGCCAAATTTACGGGTTAGACGAATCGTGTTATCATGTCATGATCCATTTTGACACCCTTAGTTCAATAATTCTTGTTCCAAAAATTACGATTGTTGAATGTAATTGAGATACGATTGTGAATGTTGCCTTGTTGGATGCTGTTGTACTGCTCTTAGTCTTTTAGTTTTTGTGTCCAGttgctttatatttttatcgaCTTTTCTTCATTGGAATTCAGTTCAACTTAATAAATCTGttcgaaaataaatttaagatgGAAATGTGACTAACTTTTGGTATTTTCTGAATAAATTATGTGTTTATACCAATTTGGATCTAATTATGCTCGAATGAGAATGAGTTGGTTTGTGTTACCAAAATTTGGATGCGGTAATACCTAAAAATTGTCTAATTATCCAAGGGCACGTCTGATATTATTGTTCAAATTGTAAGATtccgaaattttaattttgtatgttttttatttgtttgttaatATTAACAGAATATGAATTCCTGGTATGTTCTTTAATATATGGAATTAAGCAAGTAGGAACATCTTTGAAGGAGCACGATGACATTGTAACTTGTAAGAATAAGAATTAGATAAAACTTACAGAGTTGCACTAAGTACATTTTATTACAATCAAATAAAACTTGGAGTTGAGAAAAGTAGAACAAAATGAAGAATTTCAGAGTATAAAGCTTGAACCCAGAAGTCAGGATGAACATTATTAGATTCTGTTGCAAAGACAAAGGGGGCAATCCCATATGCCTGAAAATTCAAACATGAATATTAATCATCAGATAAGGGAAGAATTAACAGCACCAAATTACACAAAATATATTAACTACTATGTGCAACAGAACTCCCCATAGTCCGACTATGAACGCAGCTGCTGCCATGACTACAGGACCAGTGACAAATCTAACTGCCATTCACTAAGTAAGGCCAATGAGACTGGAATAAGTATTAGAATTTTGATTAGCTCTCTCCGTACCATAACAAGAATTAGTCTTGTCATAACACTAGTTGGTGGCATGGAAAAACTTCTGCAACTCAgtaaattcttttataaaacataGTAATCGAGAAGAAAAACGGATCCTAACCATTTCATTTGACGTCTGATCAACATAATTTGTAAAATCCTGCTTAAAAAGCAGAGaaggttaaaaacattacgaaaccggAATAATAATTCCATGATACGAACTAAAGATCAAATGACAACATAGACAAAGTGAATTTCTTCCGTAAACAAATTAGTTCATTAGGggtaggggtgggcaaaaaaaccggtcaaaccgattaaccgaaccgaaaccgaaaacCTGAACCGGAAAAtgcggttaaccggtccaacggtttaggtttaggttttgatttttagttttcatggttaatggtttaggtttaggttttggatttctaaaaaccgtggttaatcggttaatcggtttatatatatattcatatatttttaataattaattagatatattttatgatctgtaaaataatatggattttatcatatacataataaaatctaattataaaaatatattgacatatattttatttaggaatatttatatattttaggagaatttatatatgaaaatattttaaaagaaatttgttttccttattaaaatatttacttaacagAAATAGGAATATTTAAGCATATAAATAGTAGAAAATGGACGTGCGCAACaccacaaacaattcaaaaaatacaaacctagctttaatattactcataaattatttataaataataatagttttaaatatttgcattgactTAACTATTTATAggatagtttagatttatatttttaatataatttgaatttctatagttttttttttgtttgctaaaaaaacaaatagaattaaaattttatctttttcgtctttaatttttctaatggttatatggttaaaaaccgtaaaaccgaAAAATCGAACCGTCTTttatggttaaccgatttaccggttaaccgtttaaaattttaggtttaagtttttaattttaaaaaccgtattacaatggaccAGTTTACAAATTGccctcatggaccggttaaccggtccatgcccacccctaattAGGGGAGAGAACACAGAGTCTAAGACaagtttatttataaaaaatgacaGGAGCCAAAGTCAAACTTAGTAGGCGCCAAATAAACTAACTTGGTCGACCGATGTCACAAACTCCATGGATGACTTTGTCCAAATAAAAATTGTTCAAGAAGCTGCTTCTTAAGTAAGCTGCTTCGCCAAGAAGCCAGACACTAAACTataataacaatattatttataaa is a window of Mercurialis annua linkage group LG2, ddMerAnnu1.2, whole genome shotgun sequence DNA encoding:
- the LOC126668187 gene encoding F-box/kelch-repeat protein At3g06240-like produces the protein MRFDNRDFDDYLSLQPLFDPANDVYKVVLVGSNNGLVCLYYAYTKDPGSIHKLVIWNPSIRKLLLIPQPSPLFFSPSYEKLIGFGFDSRTDDYKLLLTRFSMNPIKDVVLYSLNSNSWKQITHVALNYTRGSNMPETTPAFVDGRFLWSVIADKG